The Candidatus Neomarinimicrobiota bacterium DNA segment GCATGAAGCCATGGCGAGTGTAATAGTTGGTATGGGAGTTCTTATGCTCCTGCTTCGTACTGTTGAAGCAGCTGTCGCAAAGAAAATCCTGTTTGCCTTCGCTGTGGCAATGACAGTGAGCCTCGCAGGTGCTCTCAGACACTATATGATGCCTGAAGTAACTCCCCCGCTACCAGCCCTGGGTCTTCAGGCCGTGATGATTGGGGTAGCATATTATGTCTCATTAAAAGGTAAAGAAGACTAAAACATAGCCCGCTAACTTTTAGGACAATAAAAAGCCCCCAACCGGGGGCTTTTTATTTTTCAGGAAAAGCTAGGGAAGCGCAACAAAAAAAGTAATGGTCGGGTGGGTTCGAGGCGCTGTCAAGGCGTTCATCACCTCGAATTTTAACTCAAATGAGCTGAGTCTTTTCAGGGTCTTAACCAGCAGGGTGACAGTGGAATGCGGCGGCACGGTGACAAGATCGCCCTTTGCCTGGAAGTTGAATTCTCCCCGATTACTCAGAATAAACTTCGAATCGGAATAATTCTTTAAAATGACCTCCGCCACATCACTGTTACCTCTGTAGCTGGCGGCATCAGTCTTAATGGACGCCTCCAGGAGCGGCATCATCTCTGTCTCTCTGCCGATAAGGAGATTGTTGAACCACACCACTGTCCGTCGCTTAGTCAGAGCCTTTTTTACGGCTTCGGCTGACTTCTCTTTTGCAAAGACAAGTGTAACAGGACGATGTCCACCCTGGGGTACTCTGTATTGCCAGTCCACCAAGCCGTGGATATCAGACGTACCCAGCATGGTGAGATTGTAATCCAGCGCAATTTGTACCGCTTCGTCAGAGTAAGTGGTGTCATTCACCACTTCAATACCATGGAGAAGTTTTTTCTTGATGAGATCCTTGTGCATATCTGAAAGAGGGACGATACCGTCCGGCGTCTGAGACAGCCAGTTAGGATGATTCCAGAAAACAAAGGCATCCTGGCGCTTCGCCTCGCGAAACACATCCATGGCATCTTCTTGAAGTAATTTGTTTGCGTCTTTTACAAATACCGCATTGGAGTGCCCAGGCGGCATCTCGCGTGTTATCTCTGAGCCGTTGAGAATGATGAGGTCATGCCCTTCGCCCCGTTTGCTGGCAACAACATGTGACCGGTTCCGGTCAGGGTTGGGTATATCCTCTTTGTGGGGCTGATATTCCAGATGCTCAGTAATGGCGATAACATCCAGACCGTCCCGGATCGCTTCATCTACACGGATAATTGGCCAAACATCTCCATCAGAAAAAACAGTGTGCATATGGAGATCACAGGTGAGCGTTTTGTACCCCGGAACGTCGGGGAAACGAATCACACGGTCATGGCTGTGTTTATGCGGTGTCTGTCCTGGCAATAACGTCAGGAACATTATTAGAATTAGAACCGAACTTTTTATCTTATTCATTTTCCCCTCCTTCTTTACGGTCGATCACAGCCATTGTCACTCTACTGACGCATGAAAGTTTTCCGTCATCCCTTGTGACTTCTACTTGCCAGACATGAGTCTGCTTTCCCAGGTGAATAGGCCGGGCTGTACCTGTCACCTCACCCTCCTTAGCACTTCTGATGTGGTTGGCGTTGATCTCAATCCCGACCGCATTATTTTTTGATGGATCAATAACCAGATATGCACCCATACTGGCAAGCGTTTCAGCAAGCACACAGTTCGCACCTCCGTGAAGAAGCCCTACGGGCTGTTTTGTTCGATCATCGACAGGCATTGTCCCTTTCAGATAGTCATCACCTATTTCTGTGATCTTAATGCCAATCAGCTTGTTAAGCCCGGTCATTTCCATCGAGCCGTGCTTATCGGTTGTAT contains these protein-coding regions:
- a CDS encoding PaaI family thioesterase, with product MSIWFKDYTTDKHGSMEMTGLNKLIGIKITEIGDDYLKGTMPVDDRTKQPVGLLHGGANCVLAETLASMGAYLVIDPSKNNAVGIEINANHIRSAKEGEVTGTARPIHLGKQTHVWQVEVTRDDGKLSCVSRVTMAVIDRKEGGENE
- a CDS encoding PHP domain-containing protein: MNKIKSSVLILIMFLTLLPGQTPHKHSHDRVIRFPDVPGYKTLTCDLHMHTVFSDGDVWPIIRVDEAIRDGLDVIAITEHLEYQPHKEDIPNPDRNRSHVVASKRGEGHDLIILNGSEITREMPPGHSNAVFVKDANKLLQEDAMDVFREAKRQDAFVFWNHPNWLSQTPDGIVPLSDMHKDLIKKKLLHGIEVVNDTTYSDEAVQIALDYNLTMLGTSDIHGLVDWQYRVPQGGHRPVTLVFAKEKSAEAVKKALTKRRTVVWFNNLLIGRETEMMPLLEASIKTDAASYRGNSDVAEVILKNYSDSKFILSNRGEFNFQAKGDLVTVPPHSTVTLLVKTLKRLSSFELKFEVMNALTAPRTHPTITFFVALP